The Heyndrickxia vini genome contains a region encoding:
- a CDS encoding replication-relaxation family protein, which produces MKLYYYLSKSKKRRIQLESIDIYALLFLNEQGILSQPQFYEFYSLLKHISDAAFRRKMSRWDNANIIEKRKEKMQNGYEMAIINLTPAGQTILKKLGYLGMEEKLKYQAKSNLDHTLAIKQSVIEILKCISQKEPFYIADGGKYVIPFREDNDEDLEQPIIIFKKQNYGNDFIPSLKSLSQYNATFIDRHRELGVPQSFIPQEFTLINKQLGDKTGLIPDWIFKIRDTYLYIEVDSGNEKIKTKRDHTNTIIEKHDVRSIEGKLYRYEELAKNDREHNHKVIFALMDDSDVVITKNIHSNKDIRIANLKHEIAHMNDYNDWKIGVYVSGMKRFYTVFEAVYLELINNIKSYNYEVYKNTFITLIKAGLKPNWKNLKFMVVAKHFYPTLGISTNSLNFIPDFLFRYYQDTEDKYEQYFIPVFIREGNVKDMERLAYYTIPTANGWFKYNAKILALYERKDELFNDVIRKTKKVNTNKITREIVDNNGMDIDNIVFAAIDEISNGKLLLYNANKKQIDKSQLF; this is translated from the coding sequence TTGAAATTATATTATTATTTATCTAAATCGAAAAAACGGCGTATTCAATTAGAAAGCATAGATATATACGCACTTCTTTTCTTGAACGAACAGGGCATATTATCACAACCTCAGTTTTATGAATTTTACTCTCTCTTAAAACATATAAGTGATGCTGCTTTCCGTAGAAAAATGAGTCGGTGGGACAATGCTAATATCATAGAAAAACGCAAAGAAAAAATGCAAAATGGATATGAAATGGCAATTATCAACTTAACACCTGCAGGTCAAACAATTCTCAAAAAACTCGGCTACTTGGGTATGGAAGAAAAACTGAAATATCAGGCAAAGAGCAACTTAGATCATACCCTCGCTATTAAACAATCTGTTATAGAAATTTTAAAATGCATTAGTCAAAAAGAGCCTTTTTATATTGCTGATGGAGGAAAATATGTTATTCCGTTCAGAGAAGATAACGATGAAGATTTAGAACAACCTATTATTATCTTTAAGAAGCAAAATTACGGTAATGACTTTATTCCCTCTTTAAAATCATTATCCCAGTACAATGCTACTTTCATCGACAGACACAGAGAATTAGGTGTGCCGCAATCTTTTATCCCACAGGAATTCACCCTTATTAATAAGCAACTTGGTGATAAGACTGGATTAATACCAGATTGGATATTCAAAATTAGAGACACATACCTCTACATCGAAGTGGATAGTGGAAATGAAAAAATAAAAACTAAACGTGATCATACCAATACGATAATCGAAAAGCATGATGTTAGATCTATCGAAGGAAAACTGTACCGATATGAAGAGTTGGCTAAGAACGATAGAGAGCATAACCACAAAGTCATCTTCGCTTTAATGGATGATAGTGATGTGGTAATAACCAAGAACATCCATAGCAACAAAGACATTCGTATTGCCAACTTAAAACATGAAATTGCTCATATGAACGACTACAATGACTGGAAAATTGGGGTTTATGTTAGCGGTATGAAAAGATTTTACACAGTTTTTGAAGCAGTATATCTAGAACTGATCAATAACATAAAATCATATAACTATGAAGTTTACAAAAATACATTTATCACTTTAATTAAGGCAGGGTTGAAACCAAATTGGAAAAATTTAAAGTTTATGGTTGTCGCTAAACACTTTTATCCAACTCTTGGCATATCGACAAACAGTCTAAACTTCATTCCGGATTTTTTGTTTAGATACTATCAGGATACAGAAGATAAATACGAACAATACTTTATTCCTGTATTTATTAGAGAAGGAAACGTAAAAGACATGGAGAGGTTGGCTTATTATACAATTCCTACAGCAAATGGCTGGTTTAAGTATAATGCAAAGATCTTGGCATTGTATGAAAGAAAAGATGAACTATTTAATGATGTCATTAGGAAAACAAAGAAAGTAAACACCAATAAGATAACGAGAGAAATAGTTGATAATAACGGAATGGATATAGACAATATAGTATTCGCTGCTATAGATGAAATATCCAACGGTAAACTCCTTCTTTACAATGCTAATAAGAAGCAAATCGATAAAAGCCAGTTATTCTAG
- the qatD gene encoding Qat anti-phage system TatD family nuclease QatD produces the protein MKNQDYSRKSLMVDTHCHVDLYKNPHETCEETVKSGIKTIAVTNLPSHFEIGYPHILRYRNIRLALGFHPLHIQNHEYELKIFERNVDKTSYIGEIGLDFTKKGQYNQNLQIEVFESILRKINTKPKFITIHSRKAEQAVLEMLMKYNMQPCVFHWYTGPLNLIGEIVKSGHYFSINPSMTTNVNGIKIINKIPRDRILTETDGPFAKVNGDTILPKHVRNVIAYLAASWKLSFEEVQNKIYSNFNELLKPITRTEK, from the coding sequence ATGAAAAATCAGGATTATTCCAGAAAGAGTTTAATGGTTGATACCCATTGCCACGTCGACTTATATAAAAATCCCCATGAAACATGTGAGGAAACAGTAAAGAGTGGAATAAAAACAATAGCAGTTACGAATTTACCTAGTCATTTTGAAATCGGCTACCCTCATATTTTAAGGTATAGAAACATACGGCTTGCTTTAGGATTTCATCCATTACACATACAAAATCACGAATATGAACTTAAAATATTCGAGAGAAATGTGGATAAAACCTCTTATATTGGTGAAATTGGCTTAGATTTTACAAAAAAAGGGCAATATAATCAAAACTTACAGATTGAAGTATTTGAATCTATACTTAGGAAAATAAATACAAAACCTAAGTTTATAACGATTCACTCAAGAAAAGCTGAACAAGCTGTTTTAGAAATGTTAATGAAATATAACATGCAACCATGTGTTTTTCATTGGTATACAGGGCCATTAAATCTCATTGGTGAAATAGTTAAGTCGGGACATTATTTTTCAATAAATCCATCTATGACAACTAATGTGAATGGTATTAAAATCATTAATAAAATTCCTAGAGATAGGATATTAACTGAAACAGATGGTCCATTTGCAAAAGTTAATGGTGATACAATTTTACCTAAACATGTAAGAAATGTCATAGCATATTTGGCAGCAAGTTGGAAATTGAGTTTTGAAGAGGTACAAAATAAAATATACTCAAATTTTAATGAATTATTGAAACCAATTACAAGAACGGAAAAATAA
- the qatC gene encoding Qat anti-phage system QueC-like protein QatC, with the protein MKYKIQITSREIQRNGIKDVKIISDELGNNVELDIDFTKLVKFNRTVSSTIKDFLFFSTIVYSIDKSVSRKRFRDNWTRDLSIEIPLVNFELFNSVKEEIGNAVSFLTGDNWKFDFIELNENVFIDDNSNELDDSFPKQTSLFSGGLDSLIGVINWLEENQGKGLALVGHYDRHITQPKTDQDLLFDLLKSEYEGRIELVQVRVGQFHGGEETSLRSRSLLFIALGLFVSNSVDATGSLMIPENGVIALNVPLTPSRRGSCSTRTAHPFFLSSIQEILNKLNIENKLTNPLSYSTKGEAVANCLNQRLLKECIPLSVSCGKRGHTATWQNRHAKGCGRCVPCIYRRAALHTINADDEVYGVDICSESVDIDSNGESEQDLRAFLSFLRKKYTSEDISQILISNGRVALDELFIYSEMIYRAMEELKILLKDKGNQKINEKSGLFQKEFNG; encoded by the coding sequence ATGAAATATAAAATTCAAATAACCTCAAGAGAGATTCAAAGGAATGGCATAAAGGATGTCAAAATTATTAGTGATGAGTTAGGAAATAACGTAGAATTAGACATTGATTTCACTAAATTAGTGAAATTTAACAGAACGGTATCTTCTACTATTAAAGACTTTCTTTTTTTCTCCACCATCGTTTATTCAATTGATAAATCTGTGAGTCGAAAAAGGTTCAGAGATAATTGGACTAGAGACCTAAGTATTGAAATACCTTTAGTGAATTTTGAATTATTTAATTCAGTTAAAGAAGAAATCGGAAATGCAGTATCTTTTTTGACAGGTGATAATTGGAAATTTGATTTTATTGAACTTAACGAAAATGTTTTTATTGATGACAATAGTAATGAACTAGACGATTCCTTTCCAAAACAGACAAGCTTATTTTCTGGGGGATTGGATTCACTAATTGGTGTAATTAATTGGTTAGAAGAAAACCAAGGAAAAGGTCTTGCTCTAGTAGGTCATTATGACAGGCATATAACTCAACCCAAAACAGATCAAGACTTATTATTTGATTTATTGAAGTCTGAATACGAAGGTAGGATAGAACTAGTACAAGTTAGAGTGGGACAATTTCACGGAGGGGAAGAAACTTCCCTAAGAAGTAGATCCCTATTATTTATTGCTCTAGGACTCTTCGTAAGTAATAGTGTTGATGCAACCGGTTCATTAATGATACCTGAAAACGGAGTAATTGCACTTAATGTACCTCTAACTCCTTCTAGAAGAGGTTCTTGTAGTACTAGGACAGCGCATCCTTTCTTTTTATCCAGCATACAAGAAATTTTGAATAAACTAAACATAGAAAATAAACTTACGAATCCGTTGAGCTACAGTACTAAAGGCGAAGCTGTAGCGAATTGTTTAAATCAACGTTTACTAAAGGAGTGTATCCCTTTAAGTGTATCTTGTGGTAAACGAGGACATACTGCAACATGGCAAAATCGTCATGCTAAAGGATGTGGAAGGTGTGTACCTTGCATTTATAGAAGAGCAGCTTTACATACTATAAATGCAGATGATGAAGTATATGGTGTTGATATCTGTTCAGAAAGCGTCGACATTGACTCTAATGGTGAATCAGAACAGGATCTGCGAGCATTTTTATCTTTTCTTAGAAAAAAATATACATCGGAAGATATCTCTCAGATATTAATATCAAATGGGAGAGTAGCACTCGATGAACTTTTTATTTATTCAGAAATGATTTATAGAGCTATGGAAGAATTAAAAATTTTATTAAAAGATAAAGGAAATCAAAAAATCAATGAAAAATCAGGATTATTCCAGAAAGAGTTTAATGGTTGA
- a CDS encoding KAP family P-loop NTPase fold protein, with translation MWADNETAVDFLGFKVHSDLIKSVVTNPNLLPTTIGLFGDWGSGKTSIMKMLEHDLDPNSYTEQADKEKYEKILCIYFNGWLFEGYDDAKAAILTSVLNQIAEKKKLTVKMREKVSDLIQSVNWMRIAKFSVKEVGLPALAAYLTGGASLIPTAVSKAKSLLPGQSEDEKGGSEEKKESELPLNEFINERQPDSIHMDVRTFRERFSELLEECNIDSLVVLIDDLDRCSPERIIDNLEAIKLFLNVPNTSFVIGADPRIVRHAIQVRYNSVEFDKKENNRLSSDTLINDYLEKLIQVPYYVPRLSPAEVESYMTLLFCNRDITEAEMFDSVYTHCNEQRQKNRYATFGYSSVNEVFTKQGTTVPETLSNSLGFCSSISQLITEGLNGNPRQIKRFLNAYTLRKQLAEVASLEEIKDDILVKLMVLEYSHPREFRQLFEWQATQEGLPEQIKVLEVALSQTNSKSEEVEKVDPNWSTSFMRKWISMEPYLSDIDLRDYFWVARDKLASTFSGLSMVSPIVRIALKDLISDISAKQNQAIEAVKGFSEQERASLLDIIATNAVRNPDQSALYKGIRLLVENDIEGSVSTYCRVIKECNHELAPASEGIAILTLMNTKPALKSELESLITILKDKPDTRIGKAIIASERRKK, from the coding sequence ATGTGGGCAGATAATGAAACAGCAGTTGACTTTCTAGGCTTTAAGGTTCACTCTGATTTAATTAAATCTGTTGTGACAAATCCAAATCTACTACCTACTACGATAGGTTTGTTTGGAGATTGGGGTAGTGGAAAGACTAGCATTATGAAAATGCTTGAACATGATTTAGACCCTAATAGTTACACCGAACAAGCAGACAAAGAAAAATATGAAAAAATATTATGTATCTATTTCAATGGATGGTTATTTGAGGGTTATGACGATGCTAAGGCAGCAATTTTGACTTCTGTATTAAATCAAATTGCTGAGAAAAAAAAGCTGACCGTAAAAATGCGTGAAAAAGTAAGTGATCTAATACAATCAGTTAATTGGATGAGAATTGCAAAATTTAGTGTCAAAGAAGTTGGGTTACCTGCATTGGCTGCTTACTTAACTGGTGGTGCTAGCTTAATACCGACAGCAGTTTCAAAAGCTAAATCATTATTGCCCGGTCAAAGTGAAGATGAAAAAGGTGGATCAGAAGAAAAAAAAGAGTCCGAATTACCTCTAAATGAATTTATAAATGAGAGGCAACCTGACTCTATTCATATGGATGTTCGTACTTTTAGAGAACGATTTTCTGAGCTATTAGAAGAGTGTAATATTGATTCTTTAGTGGTATTAATTGACGATTTAGATAGATGTTCTCCTGAAAGAATTATTGATAATCTAGAAGCTATTAAACTATTTTTAAATGTTCCCAATACATCATTTGTCATTGGTGCAGATCCGCGAATAGTACGACACGCTATACAAGTTCGATATAATTCTGTTGAATTTGACAAAAAAGAAAATAATAGACTATCTTCTGACACATTAATTAATGATTATCTAGAGAAATTAATACAGGTTCCATACTATGTTCCTCGTTTGTCACCAGCTGAAGTTGAATCCTACATGACGTTATTATTCTGTAACAGAGACATCACGGAAGCAGAAATGTTTGATTCTGTATATACTCATTGCAATGAACAGAGACAGAAGAATAGATATGCTACATTTGGTTATTCTTCCGTAAACGAAGTGTTCACAAAGCAGGGTACAACAGTACCAGAAACTCTATCTAATAGTCTTGGTTTCTGTTCTTCGATTTCTCAATTAATTACTGAAGGTTTAAATGGTAATCCAAGACAAATTAAGAGATTCTTAAATGCTTATACACTTAGAAAACAACTGGCAGAGGTCGCATCTTTAGAAGAAATAAAAGACGATATATTGGTAAAGTTGATGGTATTAGAGTACTCACATCCAAGAGAGTTTAGACAATTATTTGAGTGGCAAGCAACACAAGAAGGATTGCCTGAACAAATAAAAGTATTAGAAGTAGCTTTAAGTCAAACTAACAGTAAATCAGAGGAAGTAGAAAAAGTAGATCCAAATTGGTCGACTTCATTTATGAGAAAATGGATATCAATGGAACCTTATCTTTCGGATATTGATTTACGGGATTATTTCTGGGTAGCACGTGATAAATTAGCTTCGACATTCAGTGGTCTATCCATGGTTTCTCCAATTGTAAGGATAGCACTAAAGGATCTTATATCAGATATATCTGCTAAGCAAAATCAAGCTATAGAGGCAGTAAAGGGATTTTCTGAGCAAGAACGAGCCTCGTTATTGGATATAATAGCAACAAATGCAGTCCGTAATCCTGATCAATCTGCGTTATACAAGGGTATAAGATTACTAGTTGAAAATGACATCGAGGGAAGTGTCTCAACTTATTGCAGAGTAATTAAAGAATGTAATCACGAATTAGCTCCAGCAAGTGAGGGTATTGCAATCTTAACATTGATGAATACAAAACCAGCATTAAAATCCGAACTGGAATCACTGATTACCATTCTAAAAGACAAGCCGGATACTCGTATAGGTAAAGCTATAATAGCGTCTGAAAGGAGGAAAAAATAA